In the genome of Mesosutterella faecium, the window CTTGAGGACCTCGTTCGATCCGAAGCTCTTCCTCACGTTGACGCAACGCACGAAAGCCTCGTCTTTCTTTTCTGCTTCACTCATGACTGGATCCCCTGCTCGGCGAGCGTTTCTTCAACAATATCGGCCTTGCGGCTGCGTCCCTTGGAGAAGTGGCGCTCGATCAGCCACTGGAAGACCGACAGGACGGAGGTGATGATGAGGTACCAGATCACGGCCACGATCAGCAGCGGAATGATCTGGAAGGTGACGTTGTAAATCGTCTGCACCGAGTAGAGCAGGTCGTCCATGGCGATGATGGAGACCATGGCGGTCGCCTTCACCATGGAAATCACCTGATTGCCGGTGGGCGGGATGATGGCCGTCATCGCCTGCGGGATCAGGATCCGGAACATGATCTGCGCCCGGCTCATGCCGAAGGCCTGCGCGGTCTCCTTCTGGTTGGGGTCCACGGAAAGGAGTCCGGCGCGGATGATCTCTCCCATGAAGGCGCCTTCGTTAAGCGACAGGCCCACGATGGCGGCCGTAAGCGGCGTGATCACTTCGTTGGTGTTCACGCTCCCCAGCCCCGGGAAGGACAGGGTCGGGAACAGGGCGGCCAGGTTGTACCAGAACAGCAGCTGCACGAGCAGCGGCGTCGAGCGGAAAAACCAGAGATAGACGTTGGCAAGCGCGTTGTAGTACGGACTGTCCGAAAGCTTGCCGATCGCGCAGACCAGGCCGATCAGAATGCCCAGCGTCATCGAGATCACCGTGAGCCCCAGCGTCATCTTGATGCCGTGGAGAATGGACTCATCGGTGAAATACTTGGCGACGACATCCCACTCGAAATTGGGATTCTGCGAGCAGATCCAGAGGAAGTAGCCGATGACAACCGTGAGGATCGCGTAGATGATCCAGCGGACCAGGGGGACTCTGCGGCGCGCCCTGGAAACATCAGCCGGCTGGTTTTTGTTTTCCGTCATGTTCTTCAACCATTTTGCTAGGCACTGCTGAAAGCGGCCCGGGGGCGAAGCACCTCAGGCCCCGGGCCGCTTCCCAATCCCGGGCGGCTCGCGCGGAGCCGCCCGCTTCGTCACTTCACGTCGACGCCGAGGTTCTTGCCGGGCTTGGCCGTCATGTTGTTCTTCAGGTCGTACTTCATCATGATCGCCTTGTAGGTGCCGTTCTTGAAGAGCTCCTGGAAGGCGGCGAGCACGACCGGCGTCAGAGGCGAGTTCTTGGCGAACACCGCGCCCTGGTAAATGTCGTTGAAGCCGTTTTTCTTGCCCACGGCGGCGAGCTCCAGATACTGGCGGTTCTTGGAGACGAAATACGTGAGCGGGGCCTGCGAGGAGAAGAAGGCGTCGGCGCGCCCGGAGCGCACCGCCAGAGCCGAAGTGGTCTGAGTGTCGAAGGACAGCACCGTGACCGGCGGCTTCTTCGCCTTGACGCAGACTTCCGAGGCCTTGCGGATCACGCGCTCGGCCGAGCCGCCCGCCATCACCGAGATGCGGTGGCCGCAGGTGTCCTCAAGCCCGTTGATCTTGAGCGGATTGCCCTTCTTCACGGCAAAGACCACGTACTCCTGGACATAGTCGACGAAGTCGTTCTTCGCCTGGCGGTTCGGGTAGTCGCCGATCGGCGCGAGCGCCATGTCGTAGCGCCCGGACTGCAGGCCGATCAGGGTGGCCGAAAGCGAGGACACG includes:
- a CDS encoding amino acid ABC transporter permease, which gives rise to MTENKNQPADVSRARRRVPLVRWIIYAILTVVIGYFLWICSQNPNFEWDVVAKYFTDESILHGIKMTLGLTVISMTLGILIGLVCAIGKLSDSPYYNALANVYLWFFRSTPLLVQLLFWYNLAALFPTLSFPGLGSVNTNEVITPLTAAIVGLSLNEGAFMGEIIRAGLLSVDPNQKETAQAFGMSRAQIMFRILIPQAMTAIIPPTGNQVISMVKATAMVSIIAMDDLLYSVQTIYNVTFQIIPLLIVAVIWYLIITSVLSVFQWLIERHFSKGRSRKADIVEETLAEQGIQS
- a CDS encoding ABC transporter substrate-binding protein: MKFQKIAAALALAGFAACALAAGIPAQKFNKALHDQLPASIQKSGVIRDVVNGSFPPYSVVSPDKKVTGAVQDFSKALSEILGVKIEHTNVSSLSATLIGLQSGRYDMALAPIGDYPNRQAKNDFVDYVQEYVVFAVKKGNPLKINGLEDTCGHRISVMAGGSAERVIRKASEVCVKAKKPPVTVLSFDTQTTSALAVRSGRADAFFSSQAPLTYFVSKNRQYLELAAVGKKNGFNDIYQGAVFAKNSPLTPVVLAAFQELFKNGTYKAIMMKYDLKNNMTAKPGKNLGVDVK